In the Drosophila biarmipes strain raj3 chromosome X, RU_DBia_V1.1, whole genome shotgun sequence genome, one interval contains:
- the LOC108023590 gene encoding chromosome-associated kinesin KIF4 has product MSSEDPSSVAVVLRVRPLVQSEIDRGCRIAVERSSDGAPQVTVNRTEAYTYNYVFDIGDTQKELFETCVQGKVKKLLHGYNVTILAYGQTGSGKTYTMGTAFNGVLDDHVGVIPRAVHDIFKAIEEMREEYRFAVTCSFVELYQEQFYDLFSSQKREKATVDIREVKNRVVMPGLTELEVKSAQEVTDHLMRGSSGRAVAATAMNETSSRSHAIFTLTLVATKLDGKQSVTTSRFNLVDLAGSERCSKTLASGDRFKEGVNINKGLLALGNVINALGAGQAAGYIPYRQSKLTRLLQDSLGGNSITLIIACVSPADYNVAETLSTLRYADRALQIKNKPVVNLDPHAAEVNMLKDIIQKLRVELLAGGKMTTSITSAVGAAGLGPISSEESLAGSMVSAAENQRLKEQVRSLQDRNRKLQQELFHALVDLTEKEMRAHIAEQAHDKLRGHVTLLKSKLDSQKPRAAESGSGSEDPDANDQLREITQLVGLVDDELQRTQVELETQGQETRQQLSSRSHSEMEENGGSSGGDEVHEMIHSHAEEFTNKQLNFAGELRNINRQLDLKQELHERIIRNFSRLESEDEDAKLRQCNQKIDDLEAERRDLMDQLRNIKNKDTSAKIAEERRKRLQLLEQEISELRRKLVTQANMLKMREKEREKIQNLSGEIRAMKESKVKLIRAMRGESEKFRQWKMVREKELTQLKSKDRKMQSEIVRQQTLHSKQRQVLKRKCEEALAANKRLKDALERQASAQAQRQKYAKDHGGSAAGSSNSHAKTDCWVDRELEIILSLIDAEHSLEQLMEDRAVINNHYHLLQQEKTNDPAEAKRQARLLANLEEELEMRNAQIADLQQKVCPTDLDSRIRSLAEGVQSIGESRAVSKQLLKTLVQQRREHAASLTEQRTAFDEQRAQLLEAQQQEEAASKRLRLVQTEHEEKMLALQRAYEEEVAVLIRTANQRSAESHPPAEQEQERQQILEELLSSREALQQELDKLRANTKAKAEVPKVELQDLDESEHVVEGNETILLSDLSDDPDWVPSKSKSRRQQSNSGRNVTTSQDINATTAANGNASIQSRNSTTAAEDGKRCKSCKCRTKCNTKRCGCFVGNSGCTESCVCMSHCLNPMNAKGQPPLNGEGDGQTAMDIKEDAGKDDEGSYNADDEEQTTKENPVNCSTPNTAVKVAVSPKRPIQDLPMAPPTPLSNLNGVEDFNGPKLARMSGLAFATPKRKFF; this is encoded by the exons ATGTCCAGCGAGGATCCCAGTTCCGTGGCGGTGGTCCTGCGCGTGCGCCCCCTGGTGCAATCCGAGATCGATCGCGGCTGTCGGATTGCCGTGGAGCGCTCGTCGGACGGAGCGCCACAGGTCACGGTAAACCGGACCGAGGCCTACACGTACAACTATGTCTTCGACATTGGAGACACACAGAAGGAGCTCTTCGAGACCTGCGTGCAGGGCAAGGTGAAGAAGCTGCTGCACGGCTACAACGTCACCATCCTCGcgtacggacagacgggctCTGGCAAGACCTACACCATGGGCACGGCCTTCAACGGAGTGCTGGACGATCATGTGGGCGTCATACCCCGCGCCGTTCATGATATATTCAAGGCCATCGAGGAAATGCGGGAGGAATACCGTTTCGCGGTCACTTGCTCCTTTGTGGAGCTATACCAGGAGCAGTTCTATGACCTGTTCTCGTCGCAAAAACGCGAGAAGGCGACCGTGGACATCAGGGAGGTCAAGAACCGGGTGGTCATGCCGGGTCTCACCGAACTGGAGGTCAAATCCGCCCAGGAGGTCACCGATCATCTGATGCGCGGCTCCTCCGGACGGGCTGTGGCCGCCACGGCAATGAATGAGACCTCTTCGAGGTCCCATGCCATCTTCACATTGACCCTAGTGGCCACCAAGCTGGATGGCAA ACAATCGGTCACTACTTCCAGATTCAATCTGGTGGATCTGGCTGGCTCGGAACGCTGTTCGAAGACCCTGGCCAGCGGGGATCGCTTCAAGGAGGGCGTTAATATCAACAAAGGTCTTTTGGCCTTGGGCAATGTGATCAATGCCCTGGGAG CTGGCCAGGCCGCCGGCTATATACCCTACCGCCAGTCCAAGCTGACACGCCTGCTGCAGGACTCGCTGGGAGGCAATTCAATCACCTTGATAATTGCCTGCGTTAGCCCGGCTGACTATAATGTGGCAGAGACTCTGAGCACCTTGCGCTATGCGGACCGGGCTTTGCAAATCAAGAACAAACCAGTTGTGAATCTCGATCCGCATGCGGCGGAGGTCAATATGCTGAAGGATATTATCCAGAAGCTGCGTGTGGAACTACTGGCGGGCGGCAAGATGACCACCTCCATAaccagcgccgtgggagcggCCGGCTTGGGTCCCATTTCCAGCGAGGAGTCCTTAGCTGGTTCCATGGTCAGTGCTGCAGAGAATCAGCGTCTCAAAGAGCAAGTACGCAGCCTGCAGGACAGGAATAGGAAACTGCAACAGGAGCTTTTTCACGCCCTGGTCGATCTCACCGAGAAGGAAATGCGTGCCCACATCGCAGAGCAGGCTCACGACAAACTCCGCGGTCATGTGACGCTACTTAAAAGCAAACTGGATTCGCAGAAACCGAGGGCAGCGGAATCGGGATCCGGATCCGAGGATCCAGATGCTAACGACCAACTGCGCGAAATCACCCAACTGGTGGGCCTAGTGGACGATGAGTTGCAGCGCACTCAGGTGGAGCTCGAAACCCAGGGTCAGGAGACGCGCCAACAGCTCAGCAGTCGTTCCCATTCCGAAATGGAGGAGAACGGCGGCTCGAGCGGTGGTGATGAAGTCCACGAAATGATACATTCCCACGCGGAAGAGTTCACGAACAAGCAACTGAACTTCGCTGGCGAACTGCGCAACATCAATCGCCAACTGGATCTCAAGCAGGAGCTGCACGAGCGCATCATTCGCAACTTTAGCAGGCTGGAGTCCGAGGACGAGGATGCCAAGTTGCGCCAGTGCAACCAGAAGATTGATGACCTGGAGGCAGAGCGACGGGACCTGATGGACCAGCTGCGTAACATCAAGAACAAGGACACTTCAGCCAAAATAGCCGAGGAGCGACGAAAGCGCCTGCAGCTCTTGGAGCAGGAGATCTCCGAACTACGCCGCAAGCTGGTCACCCAGGCCAACATGCTGAAGATGCGGGAAAAGGAGCGCGAGAAGATTCAGAATTTGAGTGGTGAGATCAGGGCCATGAAGGAGTCTAAGGTGAAGCTCATACGGGCAATGCGCGGCGAGTCAGAGAAGTTCCGCCAATGGAAGATGGTGCGCGAGAAGGAGCTTACTCAGCTGAAGAGCAAGGATCGCAAAATGCAGTCGGAAATTGTGCGCCAACAGACGTTGCACTCCAAGCAGAGGCAGGTTTTGAAACGTAAGTGCGAGGAGGCTTTGGCTGCCAATAAGCGGCTGAAGGACGCCCTCGAACGCCAGGCCTCGGCGCAGGCTCAGCGCCAGAAGTACGCCAAGGATCACGGTGGCTCGGCGGCAGGCTCCTCCAACTCCCATGCGAAGACCGATTGCTGGGTGGACCGTGAACTGGAGATCATACTTTCGCTTATCGATGCCGAGCACAGTTTGGAGCAACTGATGGAGGACCGGGCGGTGATCAACAATCACTATCATCTTCTGCAGCAGGAGAAGACCAATGATCCTGCCGAGGCCAAGAGGCAGGCTCGTCTGCTGGCCAATCTCGAGGAGGAGCTCGAAATGCGCAACGCCCAGATCGCCGATCTTCAGCAGAAAGTCTGCCCCACCGACCTGGATAGTCGAATTCGTTCCTTGGCCGAGGGTGTCCAAAGCATTGGCGAATCCCGGGCTGTAAGCAAGCAGCTCCTAAAGACTTTGGTGCAGCAGCGACGCGAGCACGCGGCCAGCCTCACTGAGCAGCGCACAGCTTTCGATGAGCAGCgcgcacagctgctggaggcCCAACAACAAGAGGAGGCTGCAAGCAAACGCCTGCGCTTGGTCCAAACCGAACATGAAGAGAAAATGCTAGCCCTGCAGCGCGCCTACGAGGAAGAGGTGGCCGTTTTGATCAGGACGGCCAACCAGAGATCGGCTGAAAGTCATCCACcggcggagcaggagcaggaacgCCAGCAGATACTCGAAGAGTTGCTCAGCAGCCGAGAGGCACTGCAGCAAGAGCTGGACAAACTTAGGGCGAACACGAAGGCGAAGGCCGAGGTGCCAAAGGTTGAGCTCCAGGATCTCGATGAAAGTGAGCATGTAGTGGAAGGCAACGAAACCATACTACTGAGCGACCTTAGCGACGATCCCGACTGGGTGCCCTCGAAATCGAAATCCAGG AGACAACAGTCGAACTCCGGCCGCAATGTGACCACTAGCCAGGACATCAATGCGACGACAGCCGCCAATGGCAATGCATCCATCCAATCGCGGAATTCGACGACCGCCGCAGAGGATGGCAAGCGTTGCAAGAGCTGCAAGTGTCGGACCAAGTGCAACACCAAGCGGTGCGGCTGCTTTGTGGGCAACAGTGGATGCACCGAGAGCTGCGTTTGTATGAGCCACTGCCTCAATCCCATGAATGCCAAGGGTCAGCCGCCGCTAAACGGCGAGGGCGATGGTCAGACAGCCATGGACATCAAGGAGGATGCTGGGAAGGACGACGAAGGATCTTACAATGCTGACGATGAGGAACAGACCACCAAGGAGAACCCCGTAAACTGCTCCACGCCGAATACGGCCGTCAAGGTGGCGGTCTCGCCGAAGCGACCCATTCAGGACCTTCCGATGGCCCCACCCACGCCGCTGAGCAATCTAAACGGAGTGGAAGACTTTAACGGACCCAAGTTAGCAAG AATGTCGGGACTGGCGTTTGCCACGCCCAAACGGAAGTTCTTCTGA
- the LOC108023551 gene encoding beta-1,4-mannosyltransferase egh, protein MNSTTKHLLHCTLLITVIVTFEVFSGGIKINENSFTLVDPWTEYGQFKTVLLYLLRFLTLLTLPQVLFNFCGLTFYNAFPEKVVLKGSPLLAPFICIRVVTRGDFADLVKTNVLRNMNTCLDTGLENFLIEVVTDKAVNLAQHRRIREIVVPKEYKTRTGALFKSRALQYCLEDNVNVLNDSDWIVHLDEETLLTENSVRGIINFVLDGKHPFGQGLITYANENVVNWLTTLADSFRVSDDMGKLRLQFKLFHKPLFSWKGSYVVTQVGAERSVSFDNGIDGSVAEDCFFAMRAFSQGYTFNFIEGEMYEKSPFTLLDFLQQRKRWLQGILLVVHSKMIPFKHKLLLGISVYSWVTMPLSTSNIIFAALYPIPCPNLVDFVCAFIAAINIYMYVFGVIKSFSLYRFGLFRFLACVLGAVCTIPVNVVIENVAVIWGLVGKKHKFYVVQKDMRVLETV, encoded by the exons ATGAACTCCACCACAAAGCATCTGCTGCACTGCACACTGCTCATCACTGTGATAGTTACCTTCGAAGTATTCTCCGGCGGTATTAAGATCAACGAGAACTCGTTCACGCTCGTGGATCCATGGACTGAATACGGCCAGTTTAAAACGGTTCTGCTGTACTTACTCCGCTTCCTGACGCTCCTCACGCTGCCCCAGGTGTTGTTCAACTTTTGCGGCCTGACCTTCTACAATGCCTTCCCCGAGAAGGTGGTCCTCAAGGGCAGCCCTCTGCTGGCACCCTTCATCTGCATCCGCGTGGTCACGCGCGGCGACTTCGCGGACCTGGTCAAGACCAATGTGCTGCGGAACATGAACACCTGCCTGGACACCGGGCTGGAGAACTTCCTGATCGAGGTGGTAACCGACAAGGCGGTCAATCTGGCGCAACATCGTCGCATCCGGGAAATTGTGGTGCCCAAGGAGTACAAGACGAGAACCGGAGCACTGTTCAAGTCCCGAGCCCTGCAGTACTGCCTGGAGGACAATGTCAATGTGCTGAACGACAGCGATTGGATTGTCCACCTGGACGAGGAGACGCTGCTCACGGAGAACTCGGTGCGCGGCATCATCAACTTTGTGCTAGATGGCAAGCATCCGTTTGGCCAGGGACTGATCACCTATGCCAACGAGAACGTGGTCAACTGGCTGACCACGCTGGCCGACAGCTTTCGGGTGTCCGATGACATGGGCAAGCTGCGCCTGCAGTTCAAGCTCTTCCACAAGCCGCTGTTTAGCTGGAAGGGCAGCTATGTGGTCACCCAG gtcGGCGCAGAGCGTTCGGTGTCCTTCGACAACGGAATCGATGGCTCGGTGGCCGAGGATTGCTTCTTCGCGATGCGCGCCTTCAGCCAAGGATACACGTTCAACTTCATCGAGGGCGAGATGTACGAGAAGTCGCCGTTCACGCTGCTGGACTTCTTGCAGCAGAGGAAGCGCTGGCTTCAGGGCATCCTGCTGGTGGTGCACTCCAAGATGATACCCTTCAAGCACAAACTGCTGCTGGGCATCAGTGTCTACTCGTGGGTCACCATGCCGCTGTCCACGTCGAACATCATCTTCGCGGCCCTGTATCCCATTCCCTGTCCAAATCTGGTGGATTTCGTGTGCGCCTTTATCGCGGCCATCAATATCTACATGTACGTCTTTGGCGTCATCAAGTCCTTTTCGCTGTACCGCTTCGGATTGTTCCGATTTCTGGCCTGCGTGCTGGGTGCGGTGTGCACGATACCCGTGAATGTGGTCATCGAGAATGTGGCCGTCATTTGGGGCCTGGTGGGCAAGAAGCACAAGTTCTATGTGGTCCAAAAGGACATGCGCGTACTGGAGACTGTCTAG